The following coding sequences are from one Muntiacus reevesi chromosome 17, mMunRee1.1, whole genome shotgun sequence window:
- the MFAP3L gene encoding microfibrillar-associated protein 3-like isoform X2 produces the protein MHDGLLNITKVSFSDRGRYTCAASNVHGSVNNSVTLRVVFTSGDMGVYYMVVCLAAFAVVLVLNVTRLCMMSSHLKKTEKAINEFFRTEGAEKLQKAFEIAKRIPIITSAKTLELAKVTQFKTMEFARYIEELARSVPLPPLIMNCRTIVEELMEVVGLDEHGHQNFVRHTPEGQEAAAADGEEVYTIPDADSDASSLHEQPQQIAIEVSVHPPAHREPSDDQATGPLGAGDEEEDTEPSAERSPESAAPSTEVTSAALTSEEPTPVEVPDHALPPGLLEAAESARPQDGSTHVVYESHV, from the coding sequence ATGCATGACGGCCTCCTGAACATCACCAAGGTGTCCTTCTCCGACCGGGGGAGATACACGTGCGCGGCCTCCAACGTGCACGGCTCGGTGAACAACAGCGTGACGCTGCGCGTGGTCTTCACGTCGGGCGACATGGGCGTGTACTACATGGTGGTGTGCCTGGCGGCCTTCGCCGTGGTGCTGGTGCTCAACGTCACCCGCCTCTGCATGATGAGCAGCCACCTGAAGAAGACCGAGAAGGCCATCAACGAGTTCTTCCGCACGGAGGGCGCGGAGAAGCTGCAGAAGGCCTTCGAGATCGCCAAGCGCATCCCGATCATCACGTCAGCCAAGACGCTGGAGCTGGCCAAGGTCACGCAGTTCAAGACCATGGAGTTCGCCCGCTACATCGAGGAGCTGGCACGCAGCGTGCCGCTGCCCCCACTCATCATGAACTGCAGGACCATCGTGGAGGAGCTCATGGAGGTGGTGGGCCTGGATGAGCATGGCCACCAGAACTTCGTGCGCCACACGCCCGAGGGCCAGGAGGCCGCAGCCGCCGACGGGGAGGAGGTCTACACCATCCCCGACGCCGACTCTGATGCCTCCTCGCTGCACGAGCAGCCCCAGCAGATCGCCATCGAGGTGTCTGTGCACCCGCCAGCCCACCGGGAGCCCTCGGATGACCAGGCCACCGGGCCCCTGGGGGCCGGAGACGAGGAGGAGGACACCGAGCCGTCGGCCGAGCGCTCCCCGGAGTCCGCGGCGCCCTCCACCGAGGTCACGTCGGCGGCGCTGACCTCCGAGGAACCAACGCCCGTGGAGGTGCCGGACCACGCCCTGCCGCCTGGTCTGCTGGAGGCCGCGGAGTCAGCCAGGCCGCAGGACGGGAGCACCCACGTTGTCTATGAAAGCCATGTCTAA